The Candidatus Effluviviaceae Genus V sp. nucleotide sequence CGGCGCCCGGCATGTGGCCCGAGGTGTAGAAGTTGTACCCCTGGCTCGCCGAGCCGGGGTCGTGGATCGTCACGCCGCCGGCCGACCGTGCGGGCCGCGAGCCCGTGAGATAACCGATCGACCGCAGGCGCTCGACCTCCCGGCGCTGGTCCTCCGTCATCTCCTCGGTCGGCGGCAGGCCGCGCGCCTCGCGCCACCTCCCCGACGGAGCGTCGGTCGGCGTCTCGAGCTGTGCTACTGCGAACGCGGCGCCGAGAACGACGAGCGCCGCCGTAGCGCACAGGAGTGTCCGAGACCGACTCATCGACCCACCTCCAACCAGCTTCGCGTGAAGCTCTCAGGAATCCGCGAGACGTCGAAGAGCGTGGCGATGAGCTCGTCCTGCTTGCCGGCGCGCTCGGGGTTCCTGTACTCCCAGACGATCTCGCCCGAGGGCGTCACCTCGAAGGCGCGGCCGTTGTCCGACTCCGTGATCAACGTGTTCCCATTAGGTAGGCGGTGACAGGCTCCTCCGGCCTTCGTGTAGAACGAGCCCGGCGGGTCGGCGGCGTAGGACCAGGTGATCTCGGTCGTGACGGGGTCGTACTGGAACACCCTCGATGCGCCGCCGTGTCCCACGTTGTCGAACACGAGGATCGTGCCGTCGTCCATCACGGTCGGCTGGTGCTGCTTGAGCCAGAGGCCCATGTCCATCCAGACGATCTCCTCCGCCTCGATGTCGAGCACGGCGATGCAGTCGAGTCGACGGATGGAGATGAGGACGTTCCCCTCACGGAACGCGGGGATCTCGTCCTTCAGCCGGTCGTCGAGGACCTCGATGGCGTTCGTGTGGAAGATGTCTCCGACGTGGTCCATGCAGGCCGCCTCGAAGATGTTGACGAAGCGCGAGCGCTCGAAGGCTTCGAGGATCGAGATGCGCTTCCGCTCGGTTCCGTCCTCGTTCAGGATGATGAAGTAGTCCTCGAGAATCGGTCTGTAGGGGTTGATCCGTTCCACGACGTGGGCGGTCCGGCCGAGGACGTAGATGGTGCCGTCCTCGAGCACGTCGACGTCGTGGTGGCACCCGCTCAGGAACCCCCACACGACCTCCGAGTCGGCCGTCAGCTTCACCATCCCCGCGCCTTCATAGATCCCGAGAACGTCACCGTTCTCGTAGAGGTGGGCGTACCTCCACCGGTTCGTCCTGTCGGCCTGGATCAGATCATGCCTGTCGGGGAATACGGAGGTGAACTCCGCCCGCCACTCGTGGACGACGTTCCCCTCCATGTCCACGAGGAGCGCGCCCGGGAAGTGACCGGACGTATAGAAGTTGTAACCCGGGCTGGTTCGTTCCGGATCGTAGTAGGTGACGCCGGAGCTCATCGGGGCCGTCTTGTAGCCGGCCAGGTAGCCGATCGATTCGAGCTTCTCTATCTCCTCCTTCTGCTCCTCGGTGAGCTCCCCGCTCTGTGTGTCCCTCGCCCGCTGCCATCTGCCGGGCGGGGTCTTCACGCCCGAGCGGGGCAGCGGCTCGTTCGCCCACTCGGGGCTTCTCTCCTGCGCCGCGGCCGGGATGCAGGTCGACAAGATGACCATCAAGCTCAGGATGGACAGGGTTCTGCGCATCGTCGGTTATCCAATCGTGTCCGTGGGGTGAGTGTCTCAGTCAGGGCCCTCGGGTCAGCAGTATAGCACGGTCGGGGACGCTCTCAAACCCGCGCAGCCTCGTGTCGTTGACACCGCTCTCCCGGCACTGCTAGAGTGGCGCGTCCTGGATGAACGCACCCCTTGCGGAGGGAATGACATTGCGAAGCCGACTGGCAGTGCTCATCGCGGGCCTGGCACTCATGGCCCTTCTGGCAGGCTGCGCCGGCGACGACTCGGGAGACGTGAAGCTCGTCTTCGCCGCCGGGAACGACCCCTCGGGCGCGACGGAGGCGCTCATCAAGGAGTACAACGCGGCCAACCCGGGCGTGACGGTCACGTTCCAGGCGATGCCGGCCAACACCGACACGCAGCACGACGCCTACGTCACCTACCTCTCGGCGCGCGAGACCAACATCGACATCTACAGCCTCGATGTCATCTGGACTGCGGAGTTCGCCACGGCAGGGTGGATCCGCGCGATACCCGAGGGGCTCATCGATCGTTCGGAGTTCCTCGACGCTCCGCTGACGAGCGCGTCCTTCGAGGGGACGCTCTACGCGATCCCGTGGTTCACCGACGCCGGCGTGCTCTACTACAGACGCGACCTCCTCGAGGACGCCGGGCTCGCGGTCCCCGAGACCTGGGACCAGTTCTCCACGGCGTGTGAACGGCTCGCGGCGGACCCGAACATGGAGGGCTTCGTCTGGCAGGGCGCGCGCTACGAGGGGCTCGTCTGCAACTTCCTCGAGTTCCTCTGGGGTGTTGACGGCTCCATGGAGCCCGAGAGACTGGCGAACGAGCCGGACAAGGTCCGTGCCGAGATCGAGCGCGCTCTCGGTCTGATGAAGGGCCTCATCGACTCAGGCTACTCCCCGGAGAGCGTCCTGACCTACAAGGAAGAGGACGCCCGCAGGGTCTTCACGGAGGGTCAGGCCGTCTTCCTGAGGAACTGGCCGTACGCCTGGAGCATGGCCCAGGGAGAGGGTTCCAAGGTCGAGGACATGGTCGGCATAGCCCGGCTCCCCCACGCTCCGGGAGCGACGCCCTACTCGACCATCGGCGGCTGGAACGTCGCCGTCTCGAGCTACTGCGAGCACCCCGAGGAGGCGTTCGACTTCCTGGCCTTCATCGCGGGAGAGCGTTCGCTCAAGCTCAGGGCGATCGAGGGAGGCTACCTCCCGACGAGGACGGCCACCTACATGGACCCTGACGTGCTCGAGGCGAACCCGCATTTCGAACGCTTCTTCGAGGTTTTCCGGTTCACGAGGAACCGACCGCGCTCGCCGCACTACCCGCGCGCGTCCGACATCATCCAGGAGAACGTGCACGGCGCCCTGTCCGGCTCCGTGGGGATTCCGGACGCTGCGGAGACGATGGTCCGCGAACTCGCCGAGCTTCTGAACGCCGAACGATGAACCGGACGGAGCGCACGCTCTCATGATCGCACTCCAGCAGCGGCGTCTTGCTCTCTGGCTGGTCGCCCCCGCGGTGGTCTTCGTCATCGTCCTCGGGGCATTCCCTGTCCTGAGCCAGTTCGTGCTGAGCACGACGGAGTTCAACCTGAAGTTCCCCGACCAGCGCGGCTTCGTGGGGGCTGACAACTACGTCCGGCTCGTGACCGACTCGGTCTTCTGGCAGGACCTCGGTCACACGTTCTACTTCACGTTCGTCTCGGTCGGGCTCGAGCTCGTGCTGGGGCTCGGCGCCGCACTGCTCCTCAACCGCGTCATCCGGGGGCGCACGGCGCTCACCTCGTCCCTCATGATGCCGTGGGCGCTCCCGACGGTCGTGGCCGCGACGATGTGGTCGCTCATTCTCAACGACCGCATCGGTCTCGTGAACTCGGTCCTCTCGCGGCTGCACATCATCACCGACCGCATACTGTGGCTGGGTCCGAAGTTCGCGATGACGTCGGTCATCATCGCCGACGTCTGGAAGACCACGCCGTTCGTCGCGATCATCCTGCTGGCCGGTCTCAAGTCGATCCCCCGTCACTACTACGAGGCGGCCGAGCTCGACGGCGCGAACCGGTGGCAGACCTTCCGGTCGATCACACTGCCGCTGCTCAAGCCGTTCATCGCCGTCGCGGTGCTCTTCCGCGCGATGGACGCCTTCCGCATCTTCGACCTCGTGTGGGTCCTGACGGGCGGGGCGTCCGGAACGGAGACGCTGTCGGTCTACATCTACAAGGTGCTCTTCCGGTACTCGGAGCTGGGCTACGGCTCGACGCTCACGGTCGCTCTCTTCGCGATCGTGTTCATGCTGAGCCTGGCGCTCATCAGGTCGATGCGCGTGGAGGCGGGGTAGCGGGATGGCCCGTGGCGGAGCCACATACTGGTCGTGGTTCGGGCGGATGCTGCTCGTCGTCCTGGCGCTCATCCCGATCTACTGGATCGTCAACGTCAGCCTTTCGGGGCCTCAGGCTCTCTACAAGATCCCCCTGGACTACTACCCGAACCCGCCGGTTCTCGAGAACTACGAGGCCGTCTTCGACGTCAACCAGTTCCCAAGGAACATCGCCAACAGCTTCGCCGTGGCGTCGCTGACGACGCTTCTGACGCTCGCGCTCGGGGCGCCCGCGGCGTACGCACTCGCGCGACTCAAGGTGAAGAGGCGCAATCTCATCCTCGCCGTCTTCCTGGGTCTGGCGATCTTCCCGGCGATCGGCATGGTCGGACCGCTCTACATCGCCATGGCGCGCCTCGGACTCATCAACTCGATACCGTCGCTCGTGCTGCCCTACACGCTTTTCACGCTGCCGCTGGCCATCTGGATCCTGACGCACTTCTTCTCGACGCTGCCCGCCAGCCTTGAGGACGCCGCGCTGGTCGACGGGTGCACGCCCGCGCAGGCCTTCCTGAGGGTCATCATCCCCCTCTCCGCCCCGGGGCTCTTCACGTCCGCCATCCTCATCTTCATCTGGGCGTGGAACGAGTTCCTGTTCGCCCTCATCATGACGTCGACGCCCGAGTCCAGGACCGTTCCCGTGGCGCTCGCGCTCTTCGCCGGGCTCCACGAGCTCCCGTGGGCGACCATCGCCGCGGCCACGGTCGTCACCGTCGTCCCGGTCCTGATCCTCGTGGTCTTCTTCCAGCGCCAGATCGTCGAGGGACTGACGAGCGGCGTCGAACGCTAGCGGCAGCCGGCCGGTCGCCGGCGCCGCGGCGCAGAGCTCCGGCGCGTGCCCGGGCCGTGTCGCTCACACCAAGCTGTTCCGGCCTTCCAGACAGTGACTCCGACACCGGGCGCGCACGCTCCGCGGCGCGTGCCGAACGGGTGCGTTCCTTGCACATGCAGTCTCCCGGGTGTCCGTGTCGGTGGGTGTGAACGAGACCCTAGAGAAAGAACACTGTCAAGTTCCGGTGGACAACTCGATCGTCCAAACGACGTTCACCGAGACATGCCCTTTGGATGGGCATTTCTCGCTTGACAGTCTTCGCACTCACCTCTATATTCCTCGCAACTCGAGGTCTGGGAGGACCATGGTCTCCGCGCGAGAATCCAGGCATCCGCGGTGGCCCGTTCCGGCGCACGCACTCTGCGCGCTTGCCGGTCTCCTCGCCCTTGTTCTGGCCGCGGGCTCACCTGTCCCGGCGGCCGCGCAGGACGCGCGGCCCGACGCGAGCGACCACGTTCTCGTCGGCATGGCCCCGAACATCGGCTACGAGGTGACCTGCGACGACTCGCTCCTGTCGCTCGAGCCCGTGCACGCCAATGGGCTGGGCATCATGGAGTTTCTCGTTGACCCCCGCGCCACGGGATCGCCGACCAAGATCTGCGTCCGCGTACCGGCCCCGCCCGTCATCTTCGGCGAGTCGACCGGCGCGCTGACGGATACGTCGGCCGTGCTCACCTGGCAGACGGACCGGCCGGCGCGTTCGCGCGTCGAGTACGGTACGACGACGTCCTACGGCGCGACGACCCCCACGGCGGAGAAGCTGGGGGTCTTCCATTCGTTCACGCTCGAGGACCTCGAGCCCGCGACCCTCTATCACTACCGTCTCCACTCGACCGACGCGTTCGGCAACGAGACCGTCTCAGACGACATGACCTTCACGACGCTCGCGCCGAGGCCCCGGATCGTCGGTCTCGGCGTCGAGGCGGTGACCGATTCGACGATCACACTCTCATGGACGACGAATCTCCTCTGCGAGGTGCGAGTCGAATACGGCCTCCAGAGCTCCCACGAGCACTCGACACCTCTCGTTCCCGGATTCGCGGTCAAGCACGAGGTGACGGTCGAGGAGCTGGCTCCCGACACACCGTATCTGCTCGCGGCCGTCGCGATCGACACGCTGGGCCGCGAGGTGCGCTCGGGCGACCTGCTTGAGAACACGGCGATCCCGCCGCTCTCCATCCTCTCCCCCGCCGTCGTCGACACGACCATGACGACGGCCGTCGTCGGCTGTCGCACCTCGAACCCTGCGCAGGCCGTCGTCGACTACGGCCCGACCGAACAGTACGGCTGGACGGTCGATACGGGAGGCCAGAACACCACGGAGCACCTGGCGGTTCTGGAGGAGCTGACCGCGGGAGCGACCTACCACTATCGCGTACGGGCCCAGGACGAGTACGGCCAGAGCGTCGAGACACCGGACGCAGTCTTCTCGACGAAGCCGGAGGGGACGCCCGAGAATCTGACGATCCACAAGCTCGCCGTAGCCCCCCTCGACGTCGGCTCGGTGGCGCTCTCCTGGGTGACGAACCTGCCGGCGACGACGTCCGTCTCGTGGGGACTGACCGACCAGTACACGGACACGCTGGTCGACAGCCAGCTCGTGACCAAGCACGCGGTCATCCTCGAGGACCTCGAGCCCGCGGTCGACTACCACGCGTCGGTCTCATCGGTCACCGAGGGCGGCGCAGAGGCCACGTCCGGGGACTTCCTGTTCACCTCTCCCCCTCCGGACCTGACGATCGAGGATGCTGAGATCCACGCGACAGGAGGAGCGAGCATCGCGGTCTCGTGGAGCACGAGCGTCCCGGCCGACGGATGGCTGGAGTACGGCCCGACGCCGGCCTGCGAGCTGACCACCGAACCCTCGGATGTCCCTGCGACCGACCATCTCGTAGCGGCGGAGGGCCTGGAGAGCATGACGATCTACTACCTCCGAGCCGCCTCGTCGGTAGGAAGCTACGTCGTGCGATCCGAGATCCTGACGGCGACTACGGGACCGCCGGACCTGGAGATCGGCGCGCCTGCCCTGACGGAGACCACCGCGACGACCGTCACGGTCGAGTGGACCACGTCGTGCCCGGCCTTCTCGTACCTCCGCTACGGCGAGACGACGAGCTACGGCTGGGCCACGGGGACGAACGCGATTCCGTCCACGGGGCACACCGCCGTCATCACCGGGCTCTCCCCGACGACGACGTACCATCTGGAAGCGGTCGCGACCGACACGCTCGGCAGAACGGCGTTCTCGGGCGACGTGAGCTTCACAACGCCGTCCTTCGGTCCGCTCGGATTCAGGGAGGTCTCGGTCTTCGACGTCGGCCCGACGTTCGTCTCGGTTTCGTGGCAGACGACACACCGGGCGGGCGGCGTCGTCAGGTACGGAACGACATCGTCACCGTCGGACTCGCTCGTCGTCGATGAGCACGAGACCGACCACACGGTCGTCCTCACGGGGCT carries:
- a CDS encoding extracellular solute-binding protein — its product is MNAPLAEGMTLRSRLAVLIAGLALMALLAGCAGDDSGDVKLVFAAGNDPSGATEALIKEYNAANPGVTVTFQAMPANTDTQHDAYVTYLSARETNIDIYSLDVIWTAEFATAGWIRAIPEGLIDRSEFLDAPLTSASFEGTLYAIPWFTDAGVLYYRRDLLEDAGLAVPETWDQFSTACERLAADPNMEGFVWQGARYEGLVCNFLEFLWGVDGSMEPERLANEPDKVRAEIERALGLMKGLIDSGYSPESVLTYKEEDARRVFTEGQAVFLRNWPYAWSMAQGEGSKVEDMVGIARLPHAPGATPYSTIGGWNVAVSSYCEHPEEAFDFLAFIAGERSLKLRAIEGGYLPTRTATYMDPDVLEANPHFERFFEVFRFTRNRPRSPHYPRASDIIQENVHGALSGSVGIPDAAETMVRELAELLNAER
- a CDS encoding ABC transporter permease subunit: MIALQQRRLALWLVAPAVVFVIVLGAFPVLSQFVLSTTEFNLKFPDQRGFVGADNYVRLVTDSVFWQDLGHTFYFTFVSVGLELVLGLGAALLLNRVIRGRTALTSSLMMPWALPTVVAATMWSLILNDRIGLVNSVLSRLHIITDRILWLGPKFAMTSVIIADVWKTTPFVAIILLAGLKSIPRHYYEAAELDGANRWQTFRSITLPLLKPFIAVAVLFRAMDAFRIFDLVWVLTGGASGTETLSVYIYKVLFRYSELGYGSTLTVALFAIVFMLSLALIRSMRVEAG
- a CDS encoding ABC transporter permease subunit codes for the protein MARGGATYWSWFGRMLLVVLALIPIYWIVNVSLSGPQALYKIPLDYYPNPPVLENYEAVFDVNQFPRNIANSFAVASLTTLLTLALGAPAAYALARLKVKRRNLILAVFLGLAIFPAIGMVGPLYIAMARLGLINSIPSLVLPYTLFTLPLAIWILTHFFSTLPASLEDAALVDGCTPAQAFLRVIIPLSAPGLFTSAILIFIWAWNEFLFALIMTSTPESRTVPVALALFAGLHELPWATIAAATVVTVVPVLILVVFFQRQIVEGLTSGVER